A stretch of DNA from Gimesia chilikensis:
TACATTTCTATCGAATCCATAATTCTAATTTTCCACGAATTCTTGTAAGCTCCAAAACATGGGCTCAGTGATCAATGACGCAATAGCACCATTGATCACTGATTCTCGTCAGCCCCGGTTCTTACTCGTTCGCAAATACAAGCTGTTCGTTACTTGGATCGATCCGTTTGTATTCAAAGAACCGATCCCCGCATCGATCTGCAACTCTTCATCGTACAGATTATTGGGGACAGCGAGGCGACGGTCTTCGCTCCCAACGAATCCGTTGAGTGATAACAGGTAGCTGCACCGTTGCCTCTCCATCCACGTCCACAGTTCTCCATAGTCAAATCTCCCCGAGTAAATCTCTGTTTCGGCAACATACGGTGGATCGAGGTATATCACGTCCCGAAGTCTCGTTGAAATTTCTCGATAATCCCGGACGGTGAAGGTGACATCGTGTTTCATCAGCAATCGGTGCCAGTCTTGCAGTAACGCATGAACTTCTTCGGGGGGCAGGCCATTTCGTTTGTGGTGGAAACCAACAGTGAACTTTCCCTTTTGGTTAAACCGCACAAATCCATTTCGGCAGGTCCGAAGAACGAAAAAGAAGTCACAGGGATCGTGGCTCTCATTGAACAGGTCTCGAACCTCCAGATAATAGTTTTTTCCACGCCTGCGGAGCGTGTTCCACATCACTTCATATCTTTTCTGGAGCGTGGCCGGATCGGACCTAATTTGCTTCCACAGTTCAATCAGCGGAGCGCAGGTGTCACTACAACGAAACCGCTTGACGGGGATGTCGCTCTTCAATAGCTCGTAAAGCACCGCACCACCGCCAAGAAACGGCTCATAATACGTGGCGATTTCGTTCGGGAAGCGTTTGACGATCTCGCCTGCTTGTAGTCGCTTCGTGCCGGTCCATCGAATCAGGCTGCGATCTGGTCTGGGAATTGAAGAAGAGACAACTTTTTCTTGCCACAGAGCTTCGACCTCTACTCCGAAGAAGCTGGCTATGTCTTGGAGGCCCGCTTTGGTTCGTTTATCTGCTCGACCAACTCCTTCATGGCAGAGTCGCCGCACCCATTTATACGGCACGCCGATTTGATCTGCGGCTTCTCGCTGTGACAACCATCGACTCTCCAGCAGCGACCGGAAATTCTGCCGGAATGTCTCGGCTCGGCGGTAGCCGTTTCTTTCTTCCAACGTGTTGTTTTGCTCCCGTTGCCCCAATTTCGATTCCTCGTAATCCATTCAGTTCGACCGTAACTGATTGATACCACTTTCTCTATCCACCTTTATCTCCTCGGATATTAGTGAATTATGGGCGTATTGGACACCTACAAGAAGGGCGAAAGAAAACGATCTTTGGTAAGGCAGATCGCAAGGACAAGACACCGGCAAGTGCGCCAACAAAGACACAATCATGTGAACAAAAATGAATAAGTACAGATCTGGCAAGCAGGCAAGAAAAATATTAATTGCCCTAATTTCGTGTGGCTGGGATTCGTGATGGGATTATCCCAACTCACTGATGTGACTGTGTTTACGGATGTCACATTTGCCCATCAGGAAAGAGATTGAAAGGGAGGGACACCGATAATGCGTTTTACTGATTCGCCACCGTCGGCGGATCGAAATTTTAAACCATATTCTGGAGACTACGAATGAGCAAGAAAAAAACTGCGAAGCATCAAACCCCGAAACAAGTCCGTCGTAATCTATCACAACGGATGAAGAAGGGAGAACTGTATGTAGTTTTTACTGGGATCGACGACGAAGTAATGTCACTCCTTACTTATGACGACCCGGCGAGAACGCCACGCATCTACAGCAAAACCGCACTCGATCCTCGGGTTTGTGAGCAACTCATCATCTGCAAAAGCGTGGAGTCTGCAGTCAAGTGTCTCGGACCCGAAACCTACGCCGTCGTTTTGCCACTGTCAGCAATGATCGAATACTACGGCGAATTTGAAGTACGACGATGGGCCAAATCGCAGCAATATGTCAGTCCTACCGAAGTCCGTGGTTACGTATCGAAGAAGGTTGCAACCCTGTCGGTGGGAAATAACTGGAATTCCGCCCGAGTCCGTGGGATTTATATAAAGCAGGTTGGCGATAACCATAGCCGATGGATATCTAATAATCTCACAAGCACACTTGCTGATCTGCTTGGCTTCTTAGAATGCGTTCGCTTCGAGTTCCTGCAATACGACCCTGACGAGTTGATCGTTGATCATTTTGAGGACCTCTGCAATGGTAGTGATTATCTGCTTGACTTCGAAGATCCCTCCGAATCAGTTAACGGTGACGAGCTATCAACCTTCGAACATCAACTCGAAACCGTGGAGGAGGACATCATGACTTTAGACGAACTTATCGAACTCGTTGGCGAATCATTCAAGCTCGCCGACCTTCCGTCTCTGGAACAGCCAACATCGAGTCCTCTCATTCTCGTCGGCTGACCATTCTCTGGGCCGCCGCTTCCGATTGTGTAAGCCAATTCTAACGGTCCGCAATTCTTAAACACAATTTTTGTAACCGGCGTGCCGGGTGCGCACGGATTGCGCACCGAGCGGGAACACTCGGCACGTTCGGTCTTTGTAAAAAGTCTGCGCAAGTTTGGAGAAACAAGTCCATGAAACAAAAAAACAAAAAGGAGAGGCCATCAGTGCCCAGTCGTAACAAGAGTTTATCAGTAAGGTTGTCACCGAACATTGCGACAATAGAGCGAAAACCGCTAACTACTTTTCAAGGAGAATGATTATGCCGAAGCATATGCAAGCCAGAACAATTGAGATTCTCTCGATCACGGCAGGCAATGTTATTGTGAGAAAGATCACGAAAGAAATGTCGAATGTGAGAACGACGAAAAAGTCTGTTGTGCTTATCACGTACCGACCGGACCCTGCCAACAGCCATCGTTCAGAGATTGTGGCTGTCACCACAGAACAGGCGCAGAGGATGCGAGACGATCTCGATAGCATATTGAACGTCGAAAATCTGTCGTGGATGTAGCATTTCAGTCCGTTACAACTTTTGTGCCGGTGGCTGAACGCATCTCGTAAAGTATTATCATGAAGCCACTTATGACCCCAACTTTACAATGCAAAAAATCGTGCGTATCGTTGAATGTAGGACGACAACAACGTGCGTGATCAATAACTGCAAGTAGCCGTTCACAACTCTGCCGACGGAATTTTCCATGACAACAGAACTGCGCTACCGGTGTGCGCAGAGAAAACCAAGTGAATCTGAATGAACCAAACCTGTAACTATTTTTTCAAATTGGAGGACCATGAAATGAATATGACTGCAATCCAACCTAAACAGCGGGCCGATACGTTGTCGGCCACCGAACCCGTCATTCAAGAATTCGGAACGAAGCTTCAACTCATTCGAGACCGAGTAGTGTCTGTTGCCAATGGATACCAGACCGGCGTGTACATCGTAGGAAGACCCGGCACGTCCAAGACGTTCACGGTGCGACAAGAGTTGGAATTACTCGACAAACCATGGGTGAATAAGAACGCCCGCATGACGCCGATGGGGTTGTTCGAATTTCTTGCCGATCATCCCGAACACGTCATCGTCCTCGATGACATCACATCGCTCTTCAAAAACGAGCAGGCACTTCAGATTCTGTTGGCTGCGCTCGATGGACAGCCCGACGAGCCGAGGCTCATTTCCTACAAGAGCAAGGACAGGGATGAACGAATCTGGTTCACCGGGTCGATCATTGCCATCAGCAACATTCCATTAAGGCATGATCCGTTGGCCCGAGCTTTGGGCAGTCGGATCGTGATGCTGGAACACGAGCCGACCGATGAGGAAGTCGCAGTGTTCATCCGGCACTTGGCTCTTCAGGGCTACCCAGAGTTATCACCGGATGAATGCCTCGAAGTTGCGGAGTTTTTGATTGCCGAAACTCGGAAGATGGACCAGCGCCTTGATCTGCGGCATCTGACCAAGGCGTGGCAGGACTACCGGCAAGTCAAGCAGGGTGATGCCTTGACCTCATGGCAAGACCTTGTGCGGTCCAGTCTTCAAAAGCAGATTGCCGAACCTGTGCGTGCTATTTCCAAGGATGAAGACAAGGAAATTCAACGACAACTCATCAAAGAACTCACAGAGAGATTTCCCAATGATCGCCACAGTCAGTTGGCCGAATGGCCGCACGGCAAATCCACATTCTACAAGCGTCTCAAGGAAGTCACGTCCACTGCACGAATGGTATGACCTTCTGACACTTCACGTTTTCAGATTTTCAAGAACCAGTTTCCGGCCCTTTGCAGGGAGGGGTCGGGATACATCCACACATTTCATATTTCTCAAAAAAGAAAGAGAACCCCCATGAACAATAGCAACAACAATACAAATCGCATCACTA
This window harbors:
- a CDS encoding Dam family site-specific DNA-(adenine-N6)-methyltransferase, with amino-acid sequence MDYEESKLGQREQNNTLEERNGYRRAETFRQNFRSLLESRWLSQREAADQIGVPYKWVRRLCHEGVGRADKRTKAGLQDIASFFGVEVEALWQEKVVSSSIPRPDRSLIRWTGTKRLQAGEIVKRFPNEIATYYEPFLGGGAVLYELLKSDIPVKRFRCSDTCAPLIELWKQIRSDPATLQKRYEVMWNTLRRRGKNYYLEVRDLFNESHDPCDFFFVLRTCRNGFVRFNQKGKFTVGFHHKRNGLPPEEVHALLQDWHRLLMKHDVTFTVRDYREISTRLRDVIYLDPPYVAETEIYSGRFDYGELWTWMERQRCSYLLSLNGFVGSEDRRLAVPNNLYDEELQIDAGIGSLNTNGSIQVTNSLYLRTSKNRG
- a CDS encoding AAA family ATPase, which gives rise to MNMTAIQPKQRADTLSATEPVIQEFGTKLQLIRDRVVSVANGYQTGVYIVGRPGTSKTFTVRQELELLDKPWVNKNARMTPMGLFEFLADHPEHVIVLDDITSLFKNEQALQILLAALDGQPDEPRLISYKSKDRDERIWFTGSIIAISNIPLRHDPLARALGSRIVMLEHEPTDEEVAVFIRHLALQGYPELSPDECLEVAEFLIAETRKMDQRLDLRHLTKAWQDYRQVKQGDALTSWQDLVRSSLQKQIAEPVRAISKDEDKEIQRQLIKELTERFPNDRHSQLAEWPHGKSTFYKRLKEVTSTARMV